In the genome of Thermodesulfobacteriota bacterium, the window CCTCGAAGGTGGCGGCTTCCCCGCAGGTCCCCCTGCCGGGGGCCCACCCCCTCTACGAGCGCGGAGGAAAGGAGTCGCCCCGCCCGGCGCCTCCTCCCCGAAAGCCCGCCGAAGGCGGAGCAAAGCCCCCGCCGGCAAGCCCGTCCCAGGGCGTGCGGGCGAGCCCGCGGGCCCGCAGGCTCGCCCGGGAGAAGGGGGTGGACCTGGTGCAGGTTCGGGGCACGGGCCCCCAGGGGCGGATCACGACCGCGGACGTGGAGGCCGCGGCCCCACGGACGGGCCTGCCCCCTGCGGCACCCGATGGGGAGCTGCCCCCCGTGACCTTCGCCGAGGGGGAGGCGGAGGCCCAGGAAGTGAGCTTCTACCAAAGGGCGGCCATCCGGCGGGTCTCGGCCAGCGCCCGCACGGTTCCCCACTTCCATGTCTCGGCCACCGTGGAGGCCGAGCGCCTGGTGCAGCGCAAGGAAGCTGCCGGGGAAGGGATCACCCTCACCCACCTCCTCCTGCGGGCCGCAGCCCTGGCCCTGGAGCGGTTCCCCGACGCCAACCGCAGCTACGATCGGGGCCGGTGGCTGCGCTGGAACGTGGTGAACCTGGGGGTGGCCGTGCAAACCGACGCCGGGCTCGCAGTGGCGGTGCTCCGGGGGGCACAGGGGAAAGACCTCCCCTGGATCGCCGAGCAGACCCGAGACCTGGTGGCCCGGGCCCGGGCGGGGAAGCTTCGGCCCGAGGAGCGCGCCAACTCCACCTTTACCCTCTCGAACCTGGGCGCGTACGGGGTCGAGAGCTTCACCGCCATCATCAACCCCCCCTCCGCCCTCACCCTGGCCGCGGGTGCCGTGCGCGAGGCGCCGCTGGTGCGCGGGGGCCGGGTGGAAGCGGGTCGGGTGCTGCACGTCACCCTCTCCTGCGACCACCGGGTGGTGGACGGGGTGCTCGCGGCGCAATTCCTGGGGGATTTGCAGCATCGGCTCGAACAACCGGAGGACCTGTGAGAAGAGGCGTCGAGAAGCCGGACCGCAGCGCCCCGGCGGGCGGGGTGGGGAAGGGGATGGGAGCATGAACCAGGCACTGCCGATGGGGGGCGGAGGGTGTGCCCCGGGGGCGGTTCCCTGGTTCTCGGCCAGGACCCTCGCTTTCGTGAGCGGGTTTGGGGCGGCCCTGGTTGAGCTCCTGGTCATGCGGGTCAACCCCCTCGTGCCCGAGGGACGGGCATGGCCGCTGGCCGGGACCAATGCGGTACTGGTGGGGTTGCTGCTCGGCAGCGGCCTCTACCTCCTGGTGTTTCGCCCCCTGGAGCACTCTGCCCGGCATGTGCGCGAGATCGAGGCCCTGCTCCTCTCGCGGGGCGCCGCGCCCCACTTTGCGATGACCCAACGGCACAGAGAAGCCCGGTTCTGGAGCTGGCCGACGCTGCTCCTGGGTTTGGGCATCTTCGCAAGCGAGCTCGTGGCGATTCGCCTCTTCCCGTTTCTGACCCATGCCCACCCGTTTTCGGGTGCCCTCGTCGACGCCTTCTTCCTGACCCTCCTGCTCACCCCCGCCCTGCACTATTTCCTGCTTCGCCCCCTTCGGGTCGCGCTGGACCAGTGCCGCAAAGCGGAGGACGCCCTGCGGCGGGCGGCGACCGAGAGCGCCCGAGAGGCGCAGGCTTGCGGCACGGAGCTATCCCGGGCCAACGAGCGGCTGCGGGAAGAGGTCTTGGAGCGCACGCGCGCGGAGCAGGAGCTGCGCACCAGCGAGACCCGGTACCGGCTCCTCGTCGAGTCGATGAACGAGGGCCTGTGCGTCGTGGATGCCGATGGCGTGCTGACCTACGCAAACCAGAAACTTGCGGAGATGATGGGGTATCCCACAGGCGAGCTGGCAGGGCGCAGGCCCGAGGAGTTCTTCTCGGAGGAGAGCCTTCCCCTGCTCGAGGAGCAGCAGAAGAGGCGCCGCCGCGCCGAGCGGGGCGTGTACCAGGTGAATCTGCGCTCCAAGGAAGGGGAGGAGGTGCCCGTCCTGATCTCGTCGACTCCCCTTCTGGGAGAGGACGGGAGCGTCCAGGGGAGCTTCGCGGTGGTGACCGACATCGGGGAGATCAAGCGGGCCGAGGAGGACCTGCGCCACTGGAGGACCTACCTGCAACTGCTTTCCGCCGAGCTCCTCACCGCCCAGGAGCGGGAGCGCGAACGGGTGGCCCGCGAGCTCCACGACGGCATCGGCCAGACCCTCTCGGCGGTGAAGTTCCAGATCGAGACGGCCTGCGCAGGGGATTCCGAGAAACGGGAGCTCATGGAGAGCGTGGTTGCCCGGTTGAAGGGGGCCGTGGACGAAGTGCGCCGCATCGGCATGGCGCTTCGCCCGTCCATTCTCGACGACCTGGGTCTGCTGGCCACGGTGGGCTGGTTTTGCCGGGAGTTTCGGCAGACCTACCCCGGCTTCGCCCTGGAGCCCCAGCTCTCCCTCAAGGAAGAGGACGTGCCCGAGCCCTTGAAGATCGTGATTTTTCGCGTCCTTCAGGAAGCATTGAACAACGTGGCCAAACACAGCCACGCGGCCCGGGTGCGCGTCTGCCTGGCGCGGGAGGCCGATGCGCTGGTGCTCGAGGTGGCCGACGACGGGGTGGGTTTCGATGTGGAAGCCGCCCTGGCGTTGCGGAGCACCCGGCGGAGCCTGGGGCTCGACAGCATGCGGGAGCGCACCCAGCTCTCCGGGGGTAGCTTCTGGATCGACTCGGAGGCCGGTCTCGGAAC includes:
- a CDS encoding dihydrolipoamide acetyltransferase family protein codes for the protein SKVAASPQVPLPGAHPLYERGGKESPRPAPPPRKPAEGGAKPPPASPSQGVRASPRARRLAREKGVDLVQVRGTGPQGRITTADVEAAAPRTGLPPAAPDGELPPVTFAEGEAEAQEVSFYQRAAIRRVSASARTVPHFHVSATVEAERLVQRKEAAGEGITLTHLLLRAAALALERFPDANRSYDRGRWLRWNVVNLGVAVQTDAGLAVAVLRGAQGKDLPWIAEQTRDLVARARAGKLRPEERANSTFTLSNLGAYGVESFTAIINPPSALTLAAGAVREAPLVRGGRVEAGRVLHVTLSCDHRVVDGVLAAQFLGDLQHRLEQPEDL
- a CDS encoding PAS domain S-box protein, whose product is MNQALPMGGGGCAPGAVPWFSARTLAFVSGFGAALVELLVMRVNPLVPEGRAWPLAGTNAVLVGLLLGSGLYLLVFRPLEHSARHVREIEALLLSRGAAPHFAMTQRHREARFWSWPTLLLGLGIFASELVAIRLFPFLTHAHPFSGALVDAFFLTLLLTPALHYFLLRPLRVALDQCRKAEDALRRAATESAREAQACGTELSRANERLREEVLERTRAEQELRTSETRYRLLVESMNEGLCVVDADGVLTYANQKLAEMMGYPTGELAGRRPEEFFSEESLPLLEEQQKRRRRAERGVYQVNLRSKEGEEVPVLISSTPLLGEDGSVQGSFAVVTDIGEIKRAEEDLRHWRTYLQLLSAELLTAQERERERVARELHDGIGQTLSAVKFQIETACAGDSEKRELMESVVARLKGAVDEVRRIGMALRPSILDDLGLLATVGWFCREFRQTYPGFALEPQLSLKEEDVPEPLKIVIFRVLQEALNNVAKHSHAARVRVCLAREADALVLEVADDGVGFDVEAALALRSTRRSLGLDSMRERTQLSGGSFWIDSEAGLGTTVKASWPVPAAGAEDLSSILPASA